The Anaerolineae bacterium genome includes a window with the following:
- a CDS encoding aminoacyl-tRNA deacylase has translation MPRKNNVIRLLEQRGIPYKAFELPREKLGAREVAQRLGLPLGQVFKTIVVVREGRGKPILAVVPGDREVDLKALARAVGEKKVHLPTEREAERLTGLQAGGISPLALVGRRFQVVFDDTVKQWEAIHLSGGERGLNLRIPVQALLTLLNPVVAPISRGDNWIKNP, from the coding sequence ATGCCACGCAAAAACAATGTCATCCGCCTTTTAGAGCAACGGGGCATCCCCTACAAAGCCTTTGAACTGCCGCGGGAGAAGTTGGGCGCCCGGGAGGTGGCACAACGGCTGGGATTGCCCCTGGGCCAGGTCTTCAAGACCATCGTGGTCGTGCGCGAGGGGCGGGGCAAACCCATCCTGGCCGTGGTGCCCGGCGATCGTGAGGTGGACCTCAAAGCCCTGGCGCGGGCTGTGGGAGAGAAAAAGGTACACCTCCCCACCGAGCGGGAAGCCGAACGCCTGACCGGCCTGCAAGCCGGGGGCATCTCCCCCCTGGCCCTGGTGGGGCGGCGGTTTCAGGTGGTTTTTGACGACACGGTGAAGCAGTGGGAGGCCATCCACCTTTCTGGCGGTGAGCGGGGGCTCAACCTGCGGATCCCGGTTCAGGCCCTTCTCACCCTGCTGAACCCGGTGGTGGCCCCCATCTCCCGGGGGGACAACTGGATAAAAAATCCATAA